Proteins encoded within one genomic window of Pongo pygmaeus isolate AG05252 chromosome 18, NHGRI_mPonPyg2-v2.0_pri, whole genome shotgun sequence:
- the ZNF598 gene encoding E3 ubiquitin-protein ligase ZNF598 isoform X21 has product MRRQHELFCCRLCLQHLQIFTYERKWYSRKDLARHRMQGDPDDTSHRGHPLCKFCDERYLDNDELLKHLRRDHYFCHFCDSDGAQDYYSPPTDTPSPASDYAYLREHFREKHFLCEEGRCSTEQFTHAFRTEIDLKAHRTACHSRSRAEARQNRQIDLQFSYAPRHSRRNEVTGCLLAAGVVGGEDYEEVDRYSRQGRVARAGTRGAQQSRRGSWRYKREEEDREVAAAVRASVAAQQQEEARRSEDQEEGGRPKKEEAAARGPEDPRGPRRSPRTQGEGPGPKETSTNGPVSQEAFSVTGPAAPGCVGVPGTLPPPSPKLKDEDFPSLSASTSSSCSTAATPGPVGLVLPYAIPARGRSAFQEEDFPALVSSVPKPGTTPTSLVSAWNSSSSSKKVAQPPLSAQATGSGQPTRKAGKGSRGSRKGGLPLTQEEEGGSPAVQELLSTRPTGSVSSTLGPASIQPSKVGKKKKVGSEKPGTTLPQPPPTTCPPGALQAPEAPASRAEGPVAVVVNGHTEGPALARSTPKEPPGLPRPLGSFPCPTPQEDFPALGGPCPPRMPPPPGFSAVVLLKGTPPPPPPGLVPPVSKPPPGFSGLLPSPHPACVPSPATTTMTKVPRPPPAPRAYLVPENFRERNLQLIQSIRDFLQSDEARFSEFRSHSGEFRQGLISAAQYYKSCRDLLGENFQKVFNELLVLLPDTAKQQELLSAHTDFCNREKPLSTKSKKNKKSAWQATTQQAGLDCRVCPTCQQVLAHGDASSHQALHAARDDDFPSLQAIARIIT; this is encoded by the exons ATGCGGAGGCAGCATGAGCTCTTCTGCTGCCGGCTGTGCCTCCAGCACCTCCAG ATCTTCACATATGAGCGCAAGTGGTACTCGCGCAAGGACCTGGCCCGGCATCGCATGCAGGGTGACCCCGATGACACGTCGCACCGTGGGCACCCGCTCTGCAAGTTCTGTGACGAGCGCTACCTGGACAATGATGAGCTGCTTAAGCACCTGCGCCGCGACCACTACTTCTGCCACTTCTGCGACTCGGACGGGGCCCAGGACTACTACAG CCCTCCTACCGACACCCCATCTCCTGCCAGCGACTATGCCTACCTGCGTGAGCACTTCCGGGAGAAGCACTTTCTGTGTGAGGAAGGCCGCTGCAGCACGGAGCAGTTCACCCACGCCTTCCGCACCGAGATCGACCTCAAGGCCCACAGGACGGCCTGCCACAGTCGCAGCCGCGCCGAGGCGCGCCAGAACCGCCAGATCGACCTGCAGTTCAGCTACGCGCCACGGCACTCGCGCCGGAACGAGG TGACAGGCTGTCTGCTGGCCGCAGGGGTCGTTGGTGGCGAAGACTACGAGGAGGTGGACAGGTACAGCCGCCAGGGCCGAGTGGCCCGGGCCGGCACTCGCGGAGCCCAGCAGAGCCGCCGAGGAAGCTGGAGGTACAAAAG GGAAGAAGAGGACCGAGAAGTAGCAGCTGCCGTCCGGGCCTCCGTGGCCGCACAGCAGCAGGAGGAGGCTCGCAGGAGTGAGGACCAGGAGGAAGGTGGTCGGCCCAAGAAGGAGGAGGCAGCGGCGCGGGGTCCTGAGGATCCCCGTGGCCCCCGGCGCTCACCCCGGACTCAGGGCGAAGGCCCAG GCCCCAAGGAAACCTCGACAAATGGTCCTGTAAGCCAAGAAGCCTTCTCGGTGACGGGCCCAGCCGCCCCAGGGTGTGTGGGGGTACCAGG CACCCTCCCACCACCCAGCCCGAAGCTCAAGGACGAAGACTTCCCCAGCCTCTctgcctccacttcctcctcctgctccacTGCAGCAACCCCGGGCCCTGTGGGGTTGGTGCTGCCGTACGCCATCCCTGCCAGAGGCAGGAGTGCCTTCCAGGAGGAGGACTTCCCTGCCCTGGTATCCTCGGTGCCCAAGCCTGGCACCACCCCCACCAGCCTCGTCTCTGCTTGGaacagcagcagtagcagcaagAAGGTAGCACAGCCCCCACTCTCGGCGCAGGCTACCGGCAGCGGCCAGCCCACCAGGAAGGCTGGGAAGGGGAGCAGGGGCAGCAGGAAGGGCGGCCTGCCCCTCACACAGGAGGAGGAGGGCGGCAGCCCGGCCGTGCAGGAGCTTCTAAGCACACGCCCCACGGGCTCCGTCTCCTCCACACTGGGGCCGGCCTCCATCCAGCCCTCTAAGGTTGGCAAGAAGAAGAAAGTGGGCTCGGAGAAGCCGGGCACCACACTGCCACAGCCCCCACCCACTACCTGTCCCCCAGGGGCTTTGCAGGCCCCGGAAGCTCCTGCCAGCAGAGCCGAGGGGCCAGTTGCCGTCGTCGTTAATGGACACACAGAGGGCCCGGCCCTGGCTCGGAGTACCCCCAAGGAACCCCCAGGGCTCCCAAGGCCTCTGGGGTCCTTCCCCTGCCCCACGCCACAGGAGGACTTCCCAGCGCTCGGCGGCCCCTGCCCGCCCCGGATGCCGCCGCCCCCAG GCTTCAGCGCTGTGGTGCTCCTGAAGGGCACgcctcccccacccccgccgGGCCTGGTGCCCCCAGTCAGCAAGCCACCCCCCGGCTTCTCTGGCCTTCTGCCTAGCCCCCACCCGGCCTGtgtccccagccctgccaccaccaccatgacAAAAGT ACCCAGGCCGCCGCCTGCCCCACGGGCCTACCTAGTCCCCGAGAACTTCCGGGAGAGGAACCTTCAGCTCATCCAGTCCATCAGGGACTTCCTGCAGAGCGACGAGGCCCGCTTCAGCGAGTTCAGGAGCCACTCAGGGGAGTTCAGACAG GGCCTGATCTCCGCAGCCCAGTATTACAAGAGTTGCCGGGACCTGCTGGGGGAGAATTTCCAGAAGGTCTTTAATGAGCTGCTGGTCCTGCTGCCCGACACGGCCAAGCAGCAGGAGCTCCTGTCTGCACACACGGACTTCTGCAACCGCGAGAAGCCTCTCAGCACCAAGTCCAAGAAGAACAAGAAGAGCGCGTGGCAGGCCACCACCCAGCAGGCGGGCCTGGACTGCCGTGTGTGCCCCACCTGCCAGCAGGTGCTCGCGCATGGCGACGCCAGCAGCCACCAGGCGCTGCATGCTGCCCGGGACGACGACTTCCCCTCTCTGCAAGCCATCGCCAGGATCATCACGTAG
- the ZNF598 gene encoding E3 ubiquitin-protein ligase ZNF598 isoform X6 — MAAAGGAEGQRAALEAAAAAAAPERGGGSCVLCCGDLEATALGRCDHPVCYRCSTKMRVLCEQRYCAVCREELRQVVFGKKLPAFATIPIHQLQHEKKYDIYFADGKVYALYRQLLQHECPRCPELPPFSLFGDLEQHMRRQHELFCCRLCLQHLQIFTYERKWYSRKDLARHRMQGDPDDTSHRGHPLCKFCDERYLDNDELLKHLRRDHYFCHFCDSDGAQDYYSPPTDTPSPASDYAYLREHFREKHFLCEEGRCSTEQFTHAFRTEIDLKAHRTACHSRSRAEARQNRQIDLQFSYAPRHSRRNEVTGCLLAAGVVGGEDYEEVDRYSRQGRVARAGTRGAQQSRRGSWREEEDREVAAAVRASVAAQQQEEARRSEDQEEGGRPKKEEAAARGPEDPRGPRRSPRTQGEGPGPKETSTNGPVSQEAFSVTGPAAPGTLPPPSPKLKDEDFPSLSASTSSSCSTAATPGPVGLVLPYAIPARGRSAFQEEDFPALVSSVPKPGTTPTSLVSAWNSSSSSKKVAQPPLSAQATGSGQPTRKAGKGSRGSRKGGLPLTQEEEGGSPAVQELLSTRPTGSVSSTLGPASIQPSKVGKKKKVGSEKPGTTLPQPPPTTCPPGALQAPEAPASRAEGPVAVVVNGHTEGPALARSTPKEPPGLPRPLGSFPCPTPQEDFPALGGPCPPRMPPPPGFSAVVLLKGTPPPPPPGLVPPVSKPPPGFSGLLPSPHPACVPSPATTTMTKVPRPPPAPRAYLVPENFRERNLQLIQSIRDFLQSDEARFSEFRSHSGEFRQGLISAAQYYKSCRDLLGENFQKVFNELLVLLPDTAKQQELLSAHTDFCNREKPLSTKSKKNKKSAWQATTQQAGLDCRVCPTCQQVLAHGDASSHQALHAARDDDFPSLQAIARIIT, encoded by the exons ATGGCGGCGGCGGGGGGTGCCGAGGGGCAGCGCGCGGCCctggaggcggcggcggcggcggcagctccTGAGCGGGGAGGCGGGAGCTGCGTGCTGTGCTGCGGAGACCTGGAGGCCACGGCGCTGGGCCGCTGCGACCACCCGGTGTGCTACCGCTGCTCCACCAAGATGCGGGTGCTCTGCGAGCAGCGCTACTGCGCCGTGTGCCGCGAGGAGCTGCGCCAG GTGGTCTTTGGGAAGAAGCTTCCTGCCTTCGCCACCATCCCCATCCACCAGCTGCAGCATGAGAAGAAATATGATATCTACTTTGCAGATGGAAAGGTGTATGCATTGTACAG GCAGCTGCTGCAGCACGAGTGCCCGCGGTGCCCCGAGCTGCCGCCTTTCAGCCTCTTCGGGGACCTGGAGCAGCACATGCGGAGGCAGCATGAGCTCTTCTGCTGCCGGCTGTGCCTCCAGCACCTCCAG ATCTTCACATATGAGCGCAAGTGGTACTCGCGCAAGGACCTGGCCCGGCATCGCATGCAGGGTGACCCCGATGACACGTCGCACCGTGGGCACCCGCTCTGCAAGTTCTGTGACGAGCGCTACCTGGACAATGATGAGCTGCTTAAGCACCTGCGCCGCGACCACTACTTCTGCCACTTCTGCGACTCGGACGGGGCCCAGGACTACTACAG CCCTCCTACCGACACCCCATCTCCTGCCAGCGACTATGCCTACCTGCGTGAGCACTTCCGGGAGAAGCACTTTCTGTGTGAGGAAGGCCGCTGCAGCACGGAGCAGTTCACCCACGCCTTCCGCACCGAGATCGACCTCAAGGCCCACAGGACGGCCTGCCACAGTCGCAGCCGCGCCGAGGCGCGCCAGAACCGCCAGATCGACCTGCAGTTCAGCTACGCGCCACGGCACTCGCGCCGGAACGAGG TGACAGGCTGTCTGCTGGCCGCAGGGGTCGTTGGTGGCGAAGACTACGAGGAGGTGGACAGGTACAGCCGCCAGGGCCGAGTGGCCCGGGCCGGCACTCGCGGAGCCCAGCAGAGCCGCCGAGGAAGCTGGAG GGAAGAAGAGGACCGAGAAGTAGCAGCTGCCGTCCGGGCCTCCGTGGCCGCACAGCAGCAGGAGGAGGCTCGCAGGAGTGAGGACCAGGAGGAAGGTGGTCGGCCCAAGAAGGAGGAGGCAGCGGCGCGGGGTCCTGAGGATCCCCGTGGCCCCCGGCGCTCACCCCGGACTCAGGGCGAAGGCCCAG GCCCCAAGGAAACCTCGACAAATGGTCCTGTAAGCCAAGAAGCCTTCTCGGTGACGGGCCCAGCCGCCCCAGG CACCCTCCCACCACCCAGCCCGAAGCTCAAGGACGAAGACTTCCCCAGCCTCTctgcctccacttcctcctcctgctccacTGCAGCAACCCCGGGCCCTGTGGGGTTGGTGCTGCCGTACGCCATCCCTGCCAGAGGCAGGAGTGCCTTCCAGGAGGAGGACTTCCCTGCCCTGGTATCCTCGGTGCCCAAGCCTGGCACCACCCCCACCAGCCTCGTCTCTGCTTGGaacagcagcagtagcagcaagAAGGTAGCACAGCCCCCACTCTCGGCGCAGGCTACCGGCAGCGGCCAGCCCACCAGGAAGGCTGGGAAGGGGAGCAGGGGCAGCAGGAAGGGCGGCCTGCCCCTCACACAGGAGGAGGAGGGCGGCAGCCCGGCCGTGCAGGAGCTTCTAAGCACACGCCCCACGGGCTCCGTCTCCTCCACACTGGGGCCGGCCTCCATCCAGCCCTCTAAGGTTGGCAAGAAGAAGAAAGTGGGCTCGGAGAAGCCGGGCACCACACTGCCACAGCCCCCACCCACTACCTGTCCCCCAGGGGCTTTGCAGGCCCCGGAAGCTCCTGCCAGCAGAGCCGAGGGGCCAGTTGCCGTCGTCGTTAATGGACACACAGAGGGCCCGGCCCTGGCTCGGAGTACCCCCAAGGAACCCCCAGGGCTCCCAAGGCCTCTGGGGTCCTTCCCCTGCCCCACGCCACAGGAGGACTTCCCAGCGCTCGGCGGCCCCTGCCCGCCCCGGATGCCGCCGCCCCCAG GCTTCAGCGCTGTGGTGCTCCTGAAGGGCACgcctcccccacccccgccgGGCCTGGTGCCCCCAGTCAGCAAGCCACCCCCCGGCTTCTCTGGCCTTCTGCCTAGCCCCCACCCGGCCTGtgtccccagccctgccaccaccaccatgacAAAAGT ACCCAGGCCGCCGCCTGCCCCACGGGCCTACCTAGTCCCCGAGAACTTCCGGGAGAGGAACCTTCAGCTCATCCAGTCCATCAGGGACTTCCTGCAGAGCGACGAGGCCCGCTTCAGCGAGTTCAGGAGCCACTCAGGGGAGTTCAGACAG GGCCTGATCTCCGCAGCCCAGTATTACAAGAGTTGCCGGGACCTGCTGGGGGAGAATTTCCAGAAGGTCTTTAATGAGCTGCTGGTCCTGCTGCCCGACACGGCCAAGCAGCAGGAGCTCCTGTCTGCACACACGGACTTCTGCAACCGCGAGAAGCCTCTCAGCACCAAGTCCAAGAAGAACAAGAAGAGCGCGTGGCAGGCCACCACCCAGCAGGCGGGCCTGGACTGCCGTGTGTGCCCCACCTGCCAGCAGGTGCTCGCGCATGGCGACGCCAGCAGCCACCAGGCGCTGCATGCTGCCCGGGACGACGACTTCCCCTCTCTGCAAGCCATCGCCAGGATCATCACGTAG
- the ZNF598 gene encoding E3 ubiquitin-protein ligase ZNF598 isoform X5, with translation MAAAGGAEGQRAALEAAAAAAAPERGGGSCVLCCGDLEATALGRCDHPVCYRCSTKMRVLCEQRYCAVCREELRQVVFGKKLPAFATIPIHQLQHEKKYDIYFADGKVYALYRQLLQHECPRCPELPPFSLFGDLEQHMRRQHELFCCRLCLQHLQIFTYERKWYSRKDLARHRMQGDPDDTSHRGHPLCKFCDERYLDNDELLKHLRRDHYFCHFCDSDGAQDYYSPPTDTPSPASDYAYLREHFREKHFLCEEGRCSTEQFTHAFRTEIDLKAHRTACHSRSRAEARQNRQIDLQFSYAPRHSRRNEGVVGGEDYEEVDRYSRQGRVARAGTRGAQQSRRGSWRYKREEEDREVAAAVRASVAAQQQEEARRSEDQEEGGRPKKEEAAARGPEDPRGPRRSPRTQGEGPGPKETSTNGPVSQEAFSVTGPAAPGCVGVPGTLPPPSPKLKDEDFPSLSASTSSSCSTAATPGPVGLVLPYAIPARGRSAFQEEDFPALVSSVPKPGTTPTSLVSAWNSSSSSKKVAQPPLSAQATGSGQPTRKAGKGSRGSRKGGLPLTQEEEGGSPAVQELLSTRPTGSVSSTLGPASIQPSKVGKKKKVGSEKPGTTLPQPPPTTCPPGALQAPEAPASRAEGPVAVVVNGHTEGPALARSTPKEPPGLPRPLGSFPCPTPQEDFPALGGPCPPRMPPPPGFSAVVLLKGTPPPPPPGLVPPVSKPPPGFSGLLPSPHPACVPSPATTTMTKVPRPPPAPRAYLVPENFRERNLQLIQSIRDFLQSDEARFSEFRSHSGEFRQGLISAAQYYKSCRDLLGENFQKVFNELLVLLPDTAKQQELLSAHTDFCNREKPLSTKSKKNKKSAWQATTQQAGLDCRVCPTCQQVLAHGDASSHQALHAARDDDFPSLQAIARIIT, from the exons ATGGCGGCGGCGGGGGGTGCCGAGGGGCAGCGCGCGGCCctggaggcggcggcggcggcggcagctccTGAGCGGGGAGGCGGGAGCTGCGTGCTGTGCTGCGGAGACCTGGAGGCCACGGCGCTGGGCCGCTGCGACCACCCGGTGTGCTACCGCTGCTCCACCAAGATGCGGGTGCTCTGCGAGCAGCGCTACTGCGCCGTGTGCCGCGAGGAGCTGCGCCAG GTGGTCTTTGGGAAGAAGCTTCCTGCCTTCGCCACCATCCCCATCCACCAGCTGCAGCATGAGAAGAAATATGATATCTACTTTGCAGATGGAAAGGTGTATGCATTGTACAG GCAGCTGCTGCAGCACGAGTGCCCGCGGTGCCCCGAGCTGCCGCCTTTCAGCCTCTTCGGGGACCTGGAGCAGCACATGCGGAGGCAGCATGAGCTCTTCTGCTGCCGGCTGTGCCTCCAGCACCTCCAG ATCTTCACATATGAGCGCAAGTGGTACTCGCGCAAGGACCTGGCCCGGCATCGCATGCAGGGTGACCCCGATGACACGTCGCACCGTGGGCACCCGCTCTGCAAGTTCTGTGACGAGCGCTACCTGGACAATGATGAGCTGCTTAAGCACCTGCGCCGCGACCACTACTTCTGCCACTTCTGCGACTCGGACGGGGCCCAGGACTACTACAG CCCTCCTACCGACACCCCATCTCCTGCCAGCGACTATGCCTACCTGCGTGAGCACTTCCGGGAGAAGCACTTTCTGTGTGAGGAAGGCCGCTGCAGCACGGAGCAGTTCACCCACGCCTTCCGCACCGAGATCGACCTCAAGGCCCACAGGACGGCCTGCCACAGTCGCAGCCGCGCCGAGGCGCGCCAGAACCGCCAGATCGACCTGCAGTTCAGCTACGCGCCACGGCACTCGCGCCGGAACGAGG GGGTCGTTGGTGGCGAAGACTACGAGGAGGTGGACAGGTACAGCCGCCAGGGCCGAGTGGCCCGGGCCGGCACTCGCGGAGCCCAGCAGAGCCGCCGAGGAAGCTGGAGGTACAAAAG GGAAGAAGAGGACCGAGAAGTAGCAGCTGCCGTCCGGGCCTCCGTGGCCGCACAGCAGCAGGAGGAGGCTCGCAGGAGTGAGGACCAGGAGGAAGGTGGTCGGCCCAAGAAGGAGGAGGCAGCGGCGCGGGGTCCTGAGGATCCCCGTGGCCCCCGGCGCTCACCCCGGACTCAGGGCGAAGGCCCAG GCCCCAAGGAAACCTCGACAAATGGTCCTGTAAGCCAAGAAGCCTTCTCGGTGACGGGCCCAGCCGCCCCAGGGTGTGTGGGGGTACCAGG CACCCTCCCACCACCCAGCCCGAAGCTCAAGGACGAAGACTTCCCCAGCCTCTctgcctccacttcctcctcctgctccacTGCAGCAACCCCGGGCCCTGTGGGGTTGGTGCTGCCGTACGCCATCCCTGCCAGAGGCAGGAGTGCCTTCCAGGAGGAGGACTTCCCTGCCCTGGTATCCTCGGTGCCCAAGCCTGGCACCACCCCCACCAGCCTCGTCTCTGCTTGGaacagcagcagtagcagcaagAAGGTAGCACAGCCCCCACTCTCGGCGCAGGCTACCGGCAGCGGCCAGCCCACCAGGAAGGCTGGGAAGGGGAGCAGGGGCAGCAGGAAGGGCGGCCTGCCCCTCACACAGGAGGAGGAGGGCGGCAGCCCGGCCGTGCAGGAGCTTCTAAGCACACGCCCCACGGGCTCCGTCTCCTCCACACTGGGGCCGGCCTCCATCCAGCCCTCTAAGGTTGGCAAGAAGAAGAAAGTGGGCTCGGAGAAGCCGGGCACCACACTGCCACAGCCCCCACCCACTACCTGTCCCCCAGGGGCTTTGCAGGCCCCGGAAGCTCCTGCCAGCAGAGCCGAGGGGCCAGTTGCCGTCGTCGTTAATGGACACACAGAGGGCCCGGCCCTGGCTCGGAGTACCCCCAAGGAACCCCCAGGGCTCCCAAGGCCTCTGGGGTCCTTCCCCTGCCCCACGCCACAGGAGGACTTCCCAGCGCTCGGCGGCCCCTGCCCGCCCCGGATGCCGCCGCCCCCAG GCTTCAGCGCTGTGGTGCTCCTGAAGGGCACgcctcccccacccccgccgGGCCTGGTGCCCCCAGTCAGCAAGCCACCCCCCGGCTTCTCTGGCCTTCTGCCTAGCCCCCACCCGGCCTGtgtccccagccctgccaccaccaccatgacAAAAGT ACCCAGGCCGCCGCCTGCCCCACGGGCCTACCTAGTCCCCGAGAACTTCCGGGAGAGGAACCTTCAGCTCATCCAGTCCATCAGGGACTTCCTGCAGAGCGACGAGGCCCGCTTCAGCGAGTTCAGGAGCCACTCAGGGGAGTTCAGACAG GGCCTGATCTCCGCAGCCCAGTATTACAAGAGTTGCCGGGACCTGCTGGGGGAGAATTTCCAGAAGGTCTTTAATGAGCTGCTGGTCCTGCTGCCCGACACGGCCAAGCAGCAGGAGCTCCTGTCTGCACACACGGACTTCTGCAACCGCGAGAAGCCTCTCAGCACCAAGTCCAAGAAGAACAAGAAGAGCGCGTGGCAGGCCACCACCCAGCAGGCGGGCCTGGACTGCCGTGTGTGCCCCACCTGCCAGCAGGTGCTCGCGCATGGCGACGCCAGCAGCCACCAGGCGCTGCATGCTGCCCGGGACGACGACTTCCCCTCTCTGCAAGCCATCGCCAGGATCATCACGTAG
- the ZNF598 gene encoding E3 ubiquitin-protein ligase ZNF598 isoform X12, with product MAAAGGAEGQRAALEAAAAAAAPERGGGSCVLCCGDLEATALGRCDHPVCYRCSTKMRVLCEQRYCAVCREELRQVVFGKKLPAFATIPIHQLQHEKKYDIYFADGKVYALYRQLLQHECPRCPELPPFSLFGDLEQHMRRQHELFCCRLCLQHLQIFTYERKWYSRKDLARHRMQGDPDDTSHRGHPLCKFCDERYLDNDELLKHLRRDHYFCHFCDSDGAQDYYSPPTDTPSPASDYAYLREHFREKHFLCEEGRCSTEQFTHAFRTEIDLKAHRTACHSRSRAEARQNRQIDLQFSYAPRHSRRNEGVVGGEDYEEVDRYSRQGRVARAGTRGAQQSRRGSWREEEDREVAAAVRASVAAQQQEEARRSEDQEEGGRPKKEEAAARGPEDPRGPRRSPRTQGEGPGPKETSTNGPVSQEAFSVTGPAAPGTLPPPSPKLKDEDFPSLSASTSSSCSTAATPGPVGLVLPYAIPARGRSAFQEEDFPALVSSVPKPGTTPTSLVSAWNSSSSSKKVAQPPLSAQATGSGQPTRKAGKGSRGSRKGGLPLTQEEEGGSPAVQELLSTRPTGSVSSTLGPASIQPSKVGKKKKVGSEKPGTTLPQPPPTTCPPGALQAPEAPASRAEGPVAVVVNGHTEGPALARSTPKEPPGLPRPLGSFPCPTPQEDFPALGGPCPPRMPPPPGFSAVVLLKGTPPPPPPGLVPPVSKPPPGFSGLLPSPHPACVPSPATTTMTKVPRPPPAPRAYLVPENFRERNLQLIQSIRDFLQSDEARFSEFRSHSGEFRQGLISAAQYYKSCRDLLGENFQKVFNELLVLLPDTAKQQELLSAHTDFCNREKPLSTKSKKNKKSAWQATTQQAGLDCRVCPTCQQVLAHGDASSHQALHAARDDDFPSLQAIARIIT from the exons ATGGCGGCGGCGGGGGGTGCCGAGGGGCAGCGCGCGGCCctggaggcggcggcggcggcggcagctccTGAGCGGGGAGGCGGGAGCTGCGTGCTGTGCTGCGGAGACCTGGAGGCCACGGCGCTGGGCCGCTGCGACCACCCGGTGTGCTACCGCTGCTCCACCAAGATGCGGGTGCTCTGCGAGCAGCGCTACTGCGCCGTGTGCCGCGAGGAGCTGCGCCAG GTGGTCTTTGGGAAGAAGCTTCCTGCCTTCGCCACCATCCCCATCCACCAGCTGCAGCATGAGAAGAAATATGATATCTACTTTGCAGATGGAAAGGTGTATGCATTGTACAG GCAGCTGCTGCAGCACGAGTGCCCGCGGTGCCCCGAGCTGCCGCCTTTCAGCCTCTTCGGGGACCTGGAGCAGCACATGCGGAGGCAGCATGAGCTCTTCTGCTGCCGGCTGTGCCTCCAGCACCTCCAG ATCTTCACATATGAGCGCAAGTGGTACTCGCGCAAGGACCTGGCCCGGCATCGCATGCAGGGTGACCCCGATGACACGTCGCACCGTGGGCACCCGCTCTGCAAGTTCTGTGACGAGCGCTACCTGGACAATGATGAGCTGCTTAAGCACCTGCGCCGCGACCACTACTTCTGCCACTTCTGCGACTCGGACGGGGCCCAGGACTACTACAG CCCTCCTACCGACACCCCATCTCCTGCCAGCGACTATGCCTACCTGCGTGAGCACTTCCGGGAGAAGCACTTTCTGTGTGAGGAAGGCCGCTGCAGCACGGAGCAGTTCACCCACGCCTTCCGCACCGAGATCGACCTCAAGGCCCACAGGACGGCCTGCCACAGTCGCAGCCGCGCCGAGGCGCGCCAGAACCGCCAGATCGACCTGCAGTTCAGCTACGCGCCACGGCACTCGCGCCGGAACGAGG GGGTCGTTGGTGGCGAAGACTACGAGGAGGTGGACAGGTACAGCCGCCAGGGCCGAGTGGCCCGGGCCGGCACTCGCGGAGCCCAGCAGAGCCGCCGAGGAAGCTGGAG GGAAGAAGAGGACCGAGAAGTAGCAGCTGCCGTCCGGGCCTCCGTGGCCGCACAGCAGCAGGAGGAGGCTCGCAGGAGTGAGGACCAGGAGGAAGGTGGTCGGCCCAAGAAGGAGGAGGCAGCGGCGCGGGGTCCTGAGGATCCCCGTGGCCCCCGGCGCTCACCCCGGACTCAGGGCGAAGGCCCAG GCCCCAAGGAAACCTCGACAAATGGTCCTGTAAGCCAAGAAGCCTTCTCGGTGACGGGCCCAGCCGCCCCAGG CACCCTCCCACCACCCAGCCCGAAGCTCAAGGACGAAGACTTCCCCAGCCTCTctgcctccacttcctcctcctgctccacTGCAGCAACCCCGGGCCCTGTGGGGTTGGTGCTGCCGTACGCCATCCCTGCCAGAGGCAGGAGTGCCTTCCAGGAGGAGGACTTCCCTGCCCTGGTATCCTCGGTGCCCAAGCCTGGCACCACCCCCACCAGCCTCGTCTCTGCTTGGaacagcagcagtagcagcaagAAGGTAGCACAGCCCCCACTCTCGGCGCAGGCTACCGGCAGCGGCCAGCCCACCAGGAAGGCTGGGAAGGGGAGCAGGGGCAGCAGGAAGGGCGGCCTGCCCCTCACACAGGAGGAGGAGGGCGGCAGCCCGGCCGTGCAGGAGCTTCTAAGCACACGCCCCACGGGCTCCGTCTCCTCCACACTGGGGCCGGCCTCCATCCAGCCCTCTAAGGTTGGCAAGAAGAAGAAAGTGGGCTCGGAGAAGCCGGGCACCACACTGCCACAGCCCCCACCCACTACCTGTCCCCCAGGGGCTTTGCAGGCCCCGGAAGCTCCTGCCAGCAGAGCCGAGGGGCCAGTTGCCGTCGTCGTTAATGGACACACAGAGGGCCCGGCCCTGGCTCGGAGTACCCCCAAGGAACCCCCAGGGCTCCCAAGGCCTCTGGGGTCCTTCCCCTGCCCCACGCCACAGGAGGACTTCCCAGCGCTCGGCGGCCCCTGCCCGCCCCGGATGCCGCCGCCCCCAG GCTTCAGCGCTGTGGTGCTCCTGAAGGGCACgcctcccccacccccgccgGGCCTGGTGCCCCCAGTCAGCAAGCCACCCCCCGGCTTCTCTGGCCTTCTGCCTAGCCCCCACCCGGCCTGtgtccccagccctgccaccaccaccatgacAAAAGT ACCCAGGCCGCCGCCTGCCCCACGGGCCTACCTAGTCCCCGAGAACTTCCGGGAGAGGAACCTTCAGCTCATCCAGTCCATCAGGGACTTCCTGCAGAGCGACGAGGCCCGCTTCAGCGAGTTCAGGAGCCACTCAGGGGAGTTCAGACAG GGCCTGATCTCCGCAGCCCAGTATTACAAGAGTTGCCGGGACCTGCTGGGGGAGAATTTCCAGAAGGTCTTTAATGAGCTGCTGGTCCTGCTGCCCGACACGGCCAAGCAGCAGGAGCTCCTGTCTGCACACACGGACTTCTGCAACCGCGAGAAGCCTCTCAGCACCAAGTCCAAGAAGAACAAGAAGAGCGCGTGGCAGGCCACCACCCAGCAGGCGGGCCTGGACTGCCGTGTGTGCCCCACCTGCCAGCAGGTGCTCGCGCATGGCGACGCCAGCAGCCACCAGGCGCTGCATGCTGCCCGGGACGACGACTTCCCCTCTCTGCAAGCCATCGCCAGGATCATCACGTAG